A genomic window from Vitis riparia cultivar Riparia Gloire de Montpellier isolate 1030 chromosome 18, EGFV_Vit.rip_1.0, whole genome shotgun sequence includes:
- the LOC117905986 gene encoding cold-regulated protein 27: MESFRTRQTSGLTGGDSTESVDQEETSSLDSPVTEPMSMEWTDEKHSLYLKSMEASFVDQLYNSFGLLGWHSQKENPSDSKPSLQMLCKTRNSSGQFKVLRGGFWQKINFERARKQMVKADGSHVLLANPWIQHFRSACRDETVVLPAPQENGSSTRKAVPSRGKKASPCGLATTSKQFPMYHCHLRQRDSLSTNTEVSDQNFLDDDVEGGRESSLVSAKRMKTIVVDTCVNDQVVPSQRHTVTGDATMNSVPAD, translated from the exons ATGGAGAGTTTCAGAACCAGGCAGACTTCAGGACTCACCGGTGGCGACTCCACCGAGTCTGTTGACCAGGAAGAGACTTCTAGCCTA GACTCTCCAGTGACGGAACCTATGTCCATGGAATGGACGGATGAGAAGCACAGTTTGTACCTCAAATCCATGGAAGCATCATTTGTTGACCAGTTATATAATTCTTTTGGTTTGCTTGGTTGGCACTCTCAAAAAGAGAACCCATCAGATTCCAAACCATCCTTGCAAATGCTTTGTAAAACCCGCAACTCATCTGGCCAG TTCAAGGTTCTTCGTGGTGGCTTCTGGCAGAAGATCAATTTTGAAAGAGCTAGGAAGCAAATGGTTAAAGCAGATGGATCTCATGTTCTTCTAGCAAATCCATGGATCCAGCATTTCAGATCGGCGTGCAGGGATGAAACTGTAGTGTTGCCTGCTCCTCAGGAGAATGGTTCTTCCACAAGGAAAGCAGTCCCCTCTAGAGGGAAAAAGGCATCACCCTGTGGATTAGCCACCACTTCAAAGCAGTTCCCCATGTATCACTGTCATTTGCGCCAACGAGATTCCCTCAGCACCAATACAG AGGTGTCCGATCAGAACTTTCTTGACGATGATGTTGAAGGGGGGAGGGAAAGCAGTCTAGTCAGTGCAAAGAGGATGAAAACAATAGTGGTTGATACTTGTGTCAATGATCAA GTTGTTCCTTCTCAGAGACACACTGTCACTGGAGATGCCACTATGAACAGTGTCCCTGCAGACTGA
- the LOC117906036 gene encoding coenzyme Q-binding protein COQ10 homolog A, mitochondrial-like isoform X2, translated as MPPFFTTARAVGSFVRCSNCVRSAKNGGQSRMLFNQTRCLSGIAPVHESLLANKDFNTLMGRMCCSSAVQRRSFLGCVDGEEGGILSKVYEERRIMRYSPEQLFDVVAAVDLYHGFVPWCQQSEIIQRYPDGSFDAELEIGFKFLVENYVSHVELNRPKCIKVASMFFKEVVSRLVGSFSERCRLIYGPGVPILENSYEQRV; from the exons ATGCCGCCATTTTTTACGACGGCGAGGGCTGTTGGGTCCTTCGTCCGCTGTAGTAACTGCGTGAGGTCTGCCAAAAACGGTGGGCAGTCGCGGATGTTATTCAATCAGACTAGGTGCTTGAGTGGCATTGCTCCGGTCCATGAATCGCTCCTTGCTAACAAGGATTTTAATACTTTGATGGGAAGAATGTGTTGCAGCAGTGCTGTTCAAAGGAGGAGTTTTCTTGGTTGTGTAGACGGAGAAGAGGGCGGTATTCTATCTAAAGTTTATGAGGAACGGCGCATTATGCG GTACTCCCCAGAGCAGTTATTTGATGTAGTTGCAGCTGTTGACTTATATCATGGATTTGTCCCCTGGTGTCAACAGTCAGAGATAATTCAACGATATCCAGATGGATCATTTGATGCTGAGTTGGAGATTGGTTTCAAATTTCTTGTTGAAAATTATGTTTCCCATGTGGAGTTAAACAGGCCAAAATGCATAAAG GTGGCTTCCATGTTCTTTAAGGAGGTGGTCTCTCGACTTGTTGGATCCTTTAGCGAGCGTTGTCGATTGATATATGGACCAGGTGTCCCAATACTTGAAAACTCTTACGAACAAAGGGTTTGA
- the LOC117906036 gene encoding coenzyme Q-binding protein COQ10 homolog, mitochondrial-like isoform X1 produces MPPFFTTARAVGSFVRCSNCVRSAKNGGQSRMLFNQTRCLSGIAPVHESLLANKDFNTLMGRMCCSSAVQRRSFLGCVDGEEGGILSKVYEERRIMRYSPEQLFDVVAAVDLYHGFVPWCQQSEIIQRYPDGSFDAELEIGFKFLVENYVSHVELNRPKCIKTTVSESSLFDHLINIWEFNPGPSPGTCNLYFLVDFKFQSPLYRQVASMFFKEVVSRLVGSFSERCRLIYGPGVPILENSYEQRV; encoded by the exons ATGCCGCCATTTTTTACGACGGCGAGGGCTGTTGGGTCCTTCGTCCGCTGTAGTAACTGCGTGAGGTCTGCCAAAAACGGTGGGCAGTCGCGGATGTTATTCAATCAGACTAGGTGCTTGAGTGGCATTGCTCCGGTCCATGAATCGCTCCTTGCTAACAAGGATTTTAATACTTTGATGGGAAGAATGTGTTGCAGCAGTGCTGTTCAAAGGAGGAGTTTTCTTGGTTGTGTAGACGGAGAAGAGGGCGGTATTCTATCTAAAGTTTATGAGGAACGGCGCATTATGCG GTACTCCCCAGAGCAGTTATTTGATGTAGTTGCAGCTGTTGACTTATATCATGGATTTGTCCCCTGGTGTCAACAGTCAGAGATAATTCAACGATATCCAGATGGATCATTTGATGCTGAGTTGGAGATTGGTTTCAAATTTCTTGTTGAAAATTATGTTTCCCATGTGGAGTTAAACAGGCCAAAATGCATAAAG ACAACTGTGTCAGAAAGTTCTCTTTTTGATCACTTGATAAATATTTGGGAATTCAATCCGGGTCCAAGTCCTGGAACTTGCAACCTCTATTTTTTGGTGGATTTCAAATTCCAGTCACCACTTTATCGTCAG GTGGCTTCCATGTTCTTTAAGGAGGTGGTCTCTCGACTTGTTGGATCCTTTAGCGAGCGTTGTCGATTGATATATGGACCAGGTGTCCCAATACTTGAAAACTCTTACGAACAAAGGGTTTGA